The DNA window GAAACCCTAAACTTCCAAAAGAAGTTGAGGAAAAAATTCGTAATTTTTTTAAGCATAAGTGGATATATATCTATGATGTAAATCGAACAGTGGGAGAGTTAGCCAGGGAATTAATGTGGGAATATGAGGCATTAAAACCTAAAGATGCAACTCATGTAGCTACAGCGATTCTTGCGAAAGTTAATGTATTAGATACATTTGATGATTATTTAATTAATTTATCTGGTAAAATTGGTAATCCTTCATTAGTTATTAAAAGACCTTTTTTTGAGATTCAACTTGATTTATTTGACACCGACACTTTTGAAAATTAATGCTTTCATATCTTGGTTAATAATTGCTGGAGCTTGTAAAACTGCTACCAGAATTATATGGGTGAAAATCATACTCCTAACAACAATTAAAACATAGTTCTATATATCGGGTTGATGATTTCCCTTACTAAGTCTCTCCCGAAACTCCATAACCGCTTCAAACGGTTCCTCAGACTGAATATAATTGGCTAAGACATTAAAATCTAAATCAGGTAATAATAAACTGCGTTCTATTTTAATATATTTTTCATTTTCTAAGCAATAAATAGCAAATTGATGGTTTTCCCATAACCAAACTTCAGGAACACCCAAACCTTGATAAACCTCTAGTGAATTAATACCACCACTGGTTAAAATTACCTCAATAGCAATATCAGGAATTAATTGTTTAGTTTCTAAACAATAACATTCATCCGGTTCTTTTCCTCTGGCGATCATTTCTGATTTCAAGGTTGTTGATCCCAGGGGATAAAAATGGATTCCCAATTCTAATAAATAGGTTTCCACTAACATCGCAATTAATTTTTTGTTTTCCTCATGCCGACGACTCGGCGACATCAGTTGTAAAACTCCTTCTAAATAACTAATTCTGAAATTAAAATTTTCTCCGAGATTGTCTAACAGGAATTCATAACTTTTCCAAGTTGTAT is part of the Planktothrix serta PCC 8927 genome and encodes:
- a CDS encoding type II toxin-antitoxin system VapC family toxin, translating into MTQRLFKEIHYWDACTFLAVLKNEEDKIQECVSVLKAAQNEQVMIVTSALTFIEVVRLEKRNPKLPKEVEEKIRNFFKHKWIYIYDVNRTVGELARELMWEYEALKPKDATHVATAILAKVNVLDTFDDYLINLSGKIGNPSLVIKRPFFEIQLDLFDTDTFEN
- a CDS encoding Uma2 family endonuclease is translated as MPRTYNYIRLYFCDRQVLVMLFYRKGGDKIIQDEIIKLIQDEIIKQTEVKWMIVQTEPVNPIQQIFQLLHLPQVDSEQILIINNTTWKSYEFLLDNLGENFNFRISYLEGVLQLMSPSRRHEENKKLIAMLVETYLLELGIHFYPLGSTTLKSEMIARGKEPDECYCLETKQLIPDIAIEVILTSGGINSLEVYQGLGVPEVWLWENHQFAIYCLENEKYIKIERSLLLPDLDFNVLANYIQSEEPFEAVMEFRERLSKGNHQPDI